Proteins encoded together in one Kitasatospora albolonga window:
- a CDS encoding cation transporter, whose translation MSASGGTKAIVAALVANLSIAVAKFVAFLFSGSSSMLAESVHSLADSGNQGLLLLGGKKAQREATPQHPFGYGRERYIYAFLVSIVLFSVGGMFAVYEGYEKIKHPHEITAWYWPVGVLVFAIIAEIFSFRTAIKESNQTRGDRSWTEFVRRSKAPELPVVLLEDLGALVGLILALGGVGLALATGNGVWDGIGTLCIGILLIVIAIILAAETKSLLLGESAGLEEVEKIKAAVVDGDTVTGIIHMRTLHLGPEELLVAAKIAVQHDDTAVEIANAINAAENRIREAVPIARVIYLEPDIFNAEAAASGTAPV comes from the coding sequence ATGAGCGCGTCCGGCGGAACCAAGGCGATCGTGGCGGCGCTCGTCGCCAACCTCTCGATCGCCGTGGCCAAATTCGTAGCGTTCCTCTTCAGTGGTTCCTCGTCGATGCTCGCGGAGAGCGTCCACTCGCTCGCCGACTCGGGCAACCAGGGCCTGCTGCTGCTCGGCGGCAAGAAGGCGCAGCGCGAGGCCACCCCGCAGCACCCGTTCGGCTACGGGCGCGAGCGCTACATCTACGCCTTCCTCGTCTCCATCGTCCTCTTCTCGGTCGGCGGCATGTTCGCCGTCTACGAGGGCTACGAGAAGATCAAGCACCCGCACGAGATCACGGCCTGGTACTGGCCGGTCGGGGTCCTGGTCTTCGCGATCATCGCGGAGATCTTCTCCTTCCGTACGGCGATCAAGGAGTCCAACCAGACGCGCGGCGACCGCTCCTGGACCGAGTTCGTCCGCCGCTCCAAGGCCCCCGAACTCCCGGTCGTCCTCCTGGAGGACCTCGGCGCCCTCGTCGGCCTGATCCTCGCGCTCGGCGGCGTCGGCCTCGCCCTCGCCACCGGCAATGGCGTCTGGGACGGCATCGGCACCCTCTGCATCGGCATCCTGCTGATCGTCATCGCGATCATCCTCGCCGCCGAGACGAAGTCGCTCCTGCTCGGGGAGTCGGCCGGCCTCGAAGAGGTCGAGAAGATCAAGGCGGCCGTGGTCGACGGCGACACCGTCACCGGCATCATCCACATGCGCACCCTCCACCTCGGCCCTGAGGAACTGCTGGTCGCCGCCAAGATCGCGGTCCAGCACGACGACACCGCGGTCGAGATCGCCAACGCCATCAACGCCGCCGAGAACCGGATTCGCGAAGCCGTCCCGATCGCCCGGGTGATCTACCTGGAGCCGGACATCTTCAACGCGGAAGCCGCCGCATCCGGCACCGCCCCCGTCTAA
- a CDS encoding mannose-6-phosphate isomerase, class I encodes MDRLSNTVRPYAWGSTTAIPALLGTAPTGEPQAEMWMGAHPGAPSRVTRPAKDTTTRPTATTTPPTELPLTEVIAADPEGELGAATVARFGPRLPFLLKLLAAGAPLSLQVHPDLDQARRGYADEEARGVPIDAPHRTYKDTNHKPELICALTPFDGLCGFRGPGEAADAMEALGVDSLKPYVDLLRAHPEEAALREVLTAILGADPAEMADTVAEAAAAAERLGGAHAPYARIAHHYPGDPGVLAAMLLNHVRLQPGEALFLGAGVPHAYLDGLGVEIMANSDNVLRCGLTPKHIDIPELLSIVRFEATEPGVLRPEASPSGEERYETPADEFALSRYTLASGAAPAELTAPTPQILLCTAGTVRVGELDLTPGQSVYVPAAEAVEAAGPGTLFRATVAA; translated from the coding sequence ATGGACCGGCTGTCCAACACCGTGCGCCCCTACGCCTGGGGCTCCACCACGGCCATCCCCGCCCTGCTCGGCACCGCCCCCACCGGCGAACCGCAGGCCGAGATGTGGATGGGCGCCCACCCAGGAGCCCCTTCCCGCGTGACCCGCCCCGCAAAGGACACCACCACCAGGCCCACTGCCACCACCACGCCCCCCACGGAACTCCCCCTCACCGAGGTCATCGCCGCGGACCCCGAAGGCGAACTCGGCGCGGCCACCGTCGCCAGGTTCGGCCCCCGCCTCCCCTTCCTCCTCAAGCTGCTCGCGGCCGGCGCCCCCCTCTCCCTCCAGGTCCACCCCGACCTGGACCAGGCCCGCAGGGGGTACGCGGACGAGGAGGCCCGGGGCGTCCCGATCGACGCCCCCCACCGCACGTACAAGGACACCAACCACAAGCCCGAACTGATCTGCGCCCTCACCCCGTTCGACGGCCTCTGCGGTTTCCGCGGGCCCGGCGAGGCGGCGGACGCGATGGAGGCCCTGGGCGTCGACTCCCTGAAGCCGTACGTGGACCTCCTCCGCGCCCACCCCGAGGAGGCCGCCCTCCGCGAGGTGCTCACGGCGATCCTCGGCGCCGACCCGGCGGAGATGGCCGACACCGTGGCCGAGGCGGCAGCGGCGGCGGAACGTCTCGGCGGCGCCCACGCCCCGTACGCCCGCATCGCCCACCACTACCCCGGCGACCCCGGCGTCCTCGCGGCGATGCTGCTGAACCACGTACGGCTCCAGCCCGGCGAGGCCCTCTTCCTCGGCGCCGGTGTTCCGCACGCCTACCTCGACGGCCTCGGCGTCGAGATCATGGCCAACTCGGACAACGTGCTGCGCTGCGGCCTCACCCCCAAGCACATCGACATCCCCGAACTCCTGAGCATCGTCCGCTTCGAGGCCACCGAACCCGGCGTACTGCGCCCCGAGGCATCACCCTCGGGCGAGGAGCGGTACGAGACCCCCGCCGACGAGTTCGCCCTCTCCCGCTACACCCTCGCCTCCGGGGCCGCGCCCGCCGAACTGACCGCCCCCACCCCCCAGATCCTGCTCTGCACCGCAGGCACGGTCCGGGTCGGCGAACTCGACCTGACCCCCGGACAGTCCGTCTACGTACCGGCCGCCGAAGCGGTGGAAGCCGCGGGACCGGGCACACTCTTCCGTGCCACGGTGGCGGCCTGA
- a CDS encoding adenosylhomocysteinase, which translates to MTTVANNQDFKVADLSLAPFGRKEITLAEHEMPGLMSIRREYADAQPLAGARITGSLHMTVQTAVLIETLVALGAEVRWASCNIFSTQDHAAAAIAVGPNGTPEAPAGVPVFAWKGETLEEYWWCTEQALTWPNTPTGGPNMILDDGGDATLLVHKGVEFEKAGAAPDPSTADSEEYAYILTLLNRTLGESPQKWTQLASEIRGVTEETTTGVHRLYEMHRDGTLLFPAINVNDAVTKSKFDNKYGCRHSLIDGINRATDVLIGGKTAVVCGYGDVGKGSAESLRGQGARVIVTEIDPICALQAAMDGYQVATLDDVVETADIFITTTGNKDIIMASDMARMKHQAIVGNIGHFDNEIDMAGLAAVGGIVKDEVKPQVHTWTFPDGKVLIVLSEGRLLNLGNATGHPSFVMSNSFADQTLAQIELFTKPQEYPTDVYVLPKHLDEKVARLHLDALGVRLTTLRPEQAAYIGVEVEGPYKPDHYRY; encoded by the coding sequence ATGACGACGGTCGCCAACAACCAGGACTTCAAGGTCGCCGACCTTTCTCTCGCCCCCTTCGGGCGCAAGGAGATCACGCTCGCCGAGCACGAGATGCCCGGCCTGATGTCGATCCGCAGGGAGTACGCCGACGCGCAGCCGCTGGCCGGTGCGCGGATCACCGGTTCGCTGCACATGACGGTGCAGACGGCGGTGCTGATCGAGACGCTGGTGGCTCTGGGTGCGGAGGTCCGCTGGGCTTCCTGCAACATCTTCTCCACCCAGGACCACGCCGCCGCGGCCATCGCCGTCGGCCCGAACGGCACCCCGGAGGCCCCTGCGGGCGTCCCGGTCTTCGCCTGGAAGGGCGAGACGCTGGAGGAGTACTGGTGGTGCACGGAGCAGGCGCTGACCTGGCCGAACACCCCGACCGGCGGTCCGAACATGATCCTGGACGACGGCGGTGACGCCACCCTCCTGGTCCACAAGGGCGTCGAGTTCGAGAAGGCGGGCGCGGCCCCGGACCCGTCGACGGCGGACAGCGAGGAGTACGCGTACATCCTCACCCTGCTGAACCGCACCCTCGGCGAGTCCCCGCAGAAGTGGACCCAGCTGGCGTCCGAGATCCGTGGTGTGACGGAGGAGACCACGACGGGTGTTCACCGTCTGTACGAGATGCACCGTGACGGAACCCTTCTCTTTCCCGCGATCAATGTGAATGACGCGGTGACGAAGTCGAAGTTCGACAACAAGTACGGGTGCCGTCATTCGCTGATCGACGGGATCAACCGGGCGACGGATGTCCTGATCGGCGGCAAGACCGCGGTCGTGTGCGGGTACGGGGATGTGGGCAAGGGCAGTGCGGAGTCCCTCCGTGGCCAGGGTGCGCGGGTGATCGTGACGGAGATCGACCCGATCTGTGCGCTGCAGGCGGCGATGGACGGTTACCAGGTCGCGACGCTCGACGATGTGGTGGAGACGGCGGACATCTTCATCACGACGACGGGCAACAAGGACATCATCATGGCCTCGGACATGGCCCGGATGAAGCACCAGGCGATCGTGGGGAACATCGGCCACTTCGACAACGAGATCGACATGGCGGGCCTGGCCGCCGTCGGGGGGATCGTCAAGGACGAGGTGAAGCCGCAGGTCCACACCTGGACGTTCCCCGACGGGAAGGTTCTGATCGTGCTGTCCGAGGGGCGTCTGCTGAACCTGGGGAACGCGACGGGGCATCCCTCCTTCGTGATGTCGAACAGCTTCGCCGACCAGACGCTGGCGCAGATCGAGCTGTTCACCAAGCCGCAGGAGTACCCGACCGATGTGTACGTGCTTCCCAAGCACCTGGACGAGAAGGTCGCCCGTCTCCACCTCGACGCCCTGGGCGTCAGGCTGACCACGCTCCGTCCGGAGCAGGCGGCGTACATCGGTGTCGAGGTCGAAGGCCCGTACAAGCCCGACCACTACCGCTACTGA
- a CDS encoding DUF58 domain-containing protein — protein sequence MALTGRTALLAALGSLPVGILAPSWTGMLAVNAPLSLAILCDYALAAPVRTLRFTRSGDTSVRLGATAEVRLTVTNTSRRRLRAQLRDAWPPSSWPTGTEQASSRHALTVPPGEQRRLTTVLRPTRRGDRQAERITVRSYGPLGLAARQGYHRVPWTVRVLPPFTSRKHLPSRLARLRELDGRTSVLTRGEGTEFDSLRAYVPGDDTRSIDWRATARQSAVAVRTWRPERDRHILIVLDTGRTSAGRVGDIPRLDAAMDATLLLTALATRAGDRVDLLAYDRRVRARVQGRTSTGDVLATVVNTLASLEPELVETNARGLSSAALSGAPRGSLIVLLTTLEAAPIEEGLLPLLPQLTQRHTVLLAAVSDPRISEMAGGRGTVDAVYDAAAGTQAQAERRSTAEKLQRHGVVVVDAPPDNLAPALADAYLALKAAGRL from the coding sequence ATGGCCCTCACCGGACGTACCGCACTGCTGGCCGCGCTGGGATCACTCCCCGTAGGCATCCTCGCCCCGAGCTGGACCGGGATGCTCGCGGTCAACGCCCCGCTCTCACTAGCGATTCTGTGCGACTACGCCCTGGCAGCGCCAGTGCGAACGCTCCGATTCACCCGATCCGGTGATACATCTGTTCGACTTGGTGCCACGGCAGAAGTGCGACTGACCGTGACCAACACCTCCCGACGGCGCCTCCGGGCACAACTCCGTGATGCCTGGCCGCCCAGCAGCTGGCCCACCGGCACCGAACAGGCGTCGTCCCGGCACGCGCTGACGGTTCCTCCCGGCGAGCAGCGACGCCTCACCACCGTTCTCCGTCCGACCCGCCGAGGCGACCGCCAGGCCGAACGCATCACGGTCCGCTCGTACGGCCCGCTCGGTCTCGCCGCGCGCCAGGGCTACCACCGCGTCCCCTGGACCGTGCGGGTACTGCCCCCGTTCACCAGCCGGAAGCACCTGCCCTCCAGGCTCGCCCGGCTCAGGGAGCTCGACGGCCGCACCAGTGTGCTGACGCGGGGAGAGGGCACCGAGTTCGACAGCCTGCGGGCCTACGTACCGGGGGACGACACCCGGTCCATCGACTGGCGGGCAACGGCACGCCAGTCGGCCGTCGCGGTCCGGACATGGCGTCCCGAGCGGGACCGGCACATCCTGATCGTCCTCGACACCGGCCGCACCTCGGCCGGCCGGGTGGGCGACATCCCCCGCCTCGACGCGGCCATGGACGCCACGCTGCTCCTCACCGCACTCGCGACGCGCGCAGGCGACCGCGTGGACCTCCTCGCCTACGACCGCCGTGTCCGAGCCCGGGTACAGGGCCGAACCAGCACGGGCGACGTCCTGGCAACGGTCGTCAACACCTTGGCTTCACTGGAGCCCGAGCTCGTGGAGACGAACGCCCGAGGCCTCAGCAGCGCGGCCCTCTCCGGCGCCCCGCGCGGGTCGCTGATCGTTCTCCTGACGACTCTGGAGGCCGCCCCCATCGAGGAGGGGCTCCTCCCACTGCTCCCCCAGCTCACTCAGCGGCACACGGTTCTGCTGGCAGCTGTCTCCGATCCGCGGATCTCGGAGATGGCGGGAGGCCGGGGCACAGTGGACGCGGTGTACGACGCCGCCGCAGGCACCCAGGCACAGGCGGAACGGCGCAGCACGGCAGAGAAGCTCCAGCGCCACGGGGTCGTCGTCGTGGACGCGCCCCCGGACAACCTCGCCCCGGCACTCGCCGACGCCTACCTCGCGCTCAAGGCTGCGGGTCGTCTCTGA
- a CDS encoding mannose-6-phosphate isomerase translates to MLDESLLDAPEALARADRRDLLRGAAEAGARVRTAARHAAEAGIGGLAPEGRPRAVLVAGPGTAASGVADLIGALAGAAAPVVRIHPTGVAPAPGALRWALPGWAGSVDLLLIATADGSEPGLALLAEQAYRRGCTVVAVSPTRSPLREAVDGVHGLVVPMASAPHGEYDAETSAAGPGTLWALLTPLLALLDRVGLVTAPPEELAKVADRLDRTAERCGPAIATYSNPAKTLAAELADSLPLLWTEGEAAGPVGRRFAAVLSELAGRPALTAELPEALPSHGTLLAGDFAAGADPDDFFRDRVEEGETLRARVVLLRDRPTGGLSAYPAARELALGHDTPVSELEPDEGSELEALAELLAITDFAAVYVALASRST, encoded by the coding sequence ATGCTCGACGAGTCCTTGCTCGACGCCCCGGAAGCCCTGGCCCGGGCCGACCGCCGCGACCTGCTGCGCGGCGCCGCCGAGGCGGGCGCCCGGGTCCGTACCGCCGCCCGGCACGCCGCCGAGGCGGGCATCGGCGGCCTGGCCCCCGAGGGCCGCCCCCGCGCCGTCCTCGTCGCAGGCCCCGGCACCGCCGCGTCCGGCGTCGCCGACCTGATCGGCGCGCTGGCGGGCGCGGCCGCCCCCGTCGTACGCATCCACCCCACCGGCGTCGCCCCCGCCCCCGGAGCCCTGCGCTGGGCGCTGCCCGGCTGGGCCGGTTCCGTGGACCTCCTCCTCATCGCGACCGCCGACGGCTCGGAGCCCGGCCTCGCCCTCCTCGCCGAGCAGGCGTACCGGCGCGGCTGCACCGTCGTCGCCGTGTCCCCCACCCGCTCCCCGCTGCGCGAGGCGGTCGACGGGGTGCACGGCCTGGTCGTCCCGATGGCGTCCGCCCCGCACGGCGAGTACGACGCGGAGACCTCGGCCGCGGGCCCCGGCACCCTGTGGGCGCTGCTCACCCCGTTGCTGGCCCTGCTCGACCGGGTGGGCCTGGTGACCGCGCCGCCGGAGGAGCTGGCGAAGGTGGCCGACCGCCTGGACCGTACGGCGGAGCGCTGCGGCCCGGCCATCGCCACGTACAGCAACCCGGCCAAGACGCTCGCCGCCGAGCTGGCGGACAGCCTGCCGCTGCTGTGGACGGAGGGCGAAGCCGCGGGCCCGGTCGGCAGGCGCTTCGCCGCCGTACTGTCCGAGCTCGCGGGCCGCCCCGCCCTCACGGCGGAGCTCCCGGAGGCGCTGCCCTCGCACGGCACCCTGCTCGCGGGGGACTTCGCGGCCGGAGCGGACCCGGACGACTTCTTCCGGGACCGGGTCGAGGAGGGCGAGACGCTCAGGGCCCGGGTCGTCCTGCTGCGGGACCGCCCCACGGGCGGCCTCAGCGCCTACCCGGCCGCCCGCGAGCTGGCGCTCGGCCACGACACGCCGGTCAGCGAGCTGGAACCGGACGAGGGCAGCGAGCTGGAGGCCCTGGCGGAACTGCTGGCCATCACGGATTTCGCTGCGGTTTACGTTGCTCTGGCATCAAGGTCCACGTAA
- a CDS encoding AAA family ATPase, producing the protein MSAPTPEPAEPSAVPVTPAAPEPADGARASLEALRSEIAKAVVGQDPAVTGLVVALLCRGHVLLEGVPGVAKTLLVRALAASLELDTKRVQFTPDLMPSDVTGSLVYDARTAEFSFQPGPVFTHLLLADEINRTPPKTQASLLEAMEERQVTVDGTPRPLPEPFLVAATQNPVEYEGTYPLPEAQLDRFLLKLTVPLPSRQDEINVLTRHADGFNPRDLKAAGIRPVAGPADLEAARSAVARTAVSPEIAGYVVDICRATRESPSLALGVSPRGATALLSTARAWAWLTGRDYVTPDDVKALALPTLRHRIHLRPEAEMEGVTPDSVITSVLAHVLVPR; encoded by the coding sequence ATGAGCGCCCCGACCCCCGAGCCGGCCGAACCCTCAGCGGTCCCCGTGACCCCTGCGGCCCCGGAGCCCGCCGACGGCGCCCGCGCCTCCTTGGAAGCCCTCCGCTCCGAGATCGCCAAGGCTGTGGTCGGCCAGGACCCGGCCGTCACCGGACTCGTCGTCGCGCTGCTCTGCCGAGGGCACGTACTCCTCGAGGGCGTTCCCGGCGTCGCCAAGACCCTGCTGGTCCGAGCCCTCGCCGCCTCCCTCGAACTCGACACGAAGCGTGTCCAGTTCACCCCCGACCTGATGCCGAGTGATGTGACGGGCTCACTCGTCTACGACGCCCGCACGGCAGAGTTCTCCTTCCAGCCCGGCCCTGTCTTCACCCATCTGCTGCTCGCCGACGAGATCAACCGCACCCCTCCCAAGACACAGGCGTCCCTCCTGGAGGCGATGGAGGAGCGCCAGGTCACCGTCGACGGCACCCCTCGCCCGCTGCCGGAGCCCTTCCTCGTCGCCGCCACCCAGAACCCCGTCGAGTACGAGGGCACCTACCCGCTCCCGGAAGCCCAACTGGACCGCTTCCTGCTCAAGCTGACGGTGCCTCTCCCGTCCCGGCAGGACGAGATCAACGTCCTGACCCGTCACGCCGACGGCTTCAACCCCCGCGACCTCAAGGCAGCAGGCATACGGCCCGTCGCCGGGCCCGCCGACCTGGAGGCCGCACGGTCAGCCGTCGCCAGGACGGCCGTCTCCCCGGAGATCGCCGGCTATGTAGTGGATATCTGTCGTGCCACGCGCGAATCCCCCTCGCTCGCCCTCGGGGTCTCCCCCCGAGGCGCCACCGCACTGCTCTCGACCGCACGCGCCTGGGCCTGGCTCACCGGCCGGGACTACGTCACCCCGGACGATGTGAAGGCCCTGGCGCTCCCCACGCTCCGTCATCGCATCCACCTGCGGCCCGAGGCGGAAATGGAGGGGGTCACCCCCGATTCCGTCATCACCTCGGTGCTCGCCCACGTCCTCGTACCCCGATGA
- a CDS encoding phosphomannomutase/phosphoglucomutase: MVADLSQLVKAYDVRGVVPDQWDESLAELFGAAFVQVTAADAIVIGHDMRPTSPALSGAFARGAAARGADVTLIGLCSTDQLYYASGALDLPGAMFTASHNPAQYNGIKMCRAGAAPVGQDTGLREIRTLVEQWSEGAPQPPAAATPGTITERDTLTDYAAHLLGLVDLKAIRPLKVVVDAGNGMGGHTVPTVFDGLPLDLVLLYFDLDGTFPNHEANPLDPKNIVDLQARVLAEGADLGLAFDGDADRCFVVDERGEGVSPSAITALVAARELARNGGEGTVIHNLITSWSVPEVVRENGGTPVRTRVGHSFIKTEMAEHGAIFGGEHSAHYYFRDFWNADTGMLAALHVLAALGGQDGPLSELVAAYDRYAGSGEINSTVADQSVSLAAIEAAYSDRDDITFDTLDGLTVTSTDWWFNLRASNTEPLLRLNVEARDEATMTAVRDEVLGLIRS; the protein is encoded by the coding sequence GTGGTTGCTGATCTGTCGCAGCTCGTGAAGGCGTACGACGTACGTGGCGTGGTGCCCGACCAGTGGGACGAGTCGCTGGCCGAGCTGTTCGGAGCCGCGTTCGTCCAGGTCACGGCAGCCGACGCGATCGTGATCGGCCACGACATGCGCCCCACCTCCCCGGCGCTGTCCGGCGCCTTCGCCCGGGGCGCGGCGGCCCGGGGCGCGGACGTCACTCTGATCGGCCTCTGCTCGACGGACCAGCTGTACTACGCGTCGGGGGCCCTGGACCTCCCGGGCGCGATGTTCACGGCCTCGCACAACCCCGCGCAGTACAACGGCATCAAGATGTGCCGGGCGGGCGCGGCGCCGGTGGGCCAGGACACGGGCCTCAGGGAGATCCGCACGCTGGTCGAACAGTGGTCGGAAGGCGCCCCGCAGCCCCCCGCCGCCGCCACCCCCGGCACGATCACGGAACGCGACACCCTCACCGACTACGCGGCCCACCTCCTGGGCCTGGTCGACCTCAAGGCGATCCGTCCCCTGAAGGTCGTGGTGGACGCGGGCAACGGCATGGGAGGCCACACGGTCCCCACGGTCTTCGACGGCCTTCCGCTCGACCTGGTCCTCCTCTACTTCGACCTGGACGGCACGTTCCCGAACCACGAGGCCAACCCGCTCGACCCGAAGAACATCGTCGACCTCCAGGCCCGCGTCCTGGCCGAGGGCGCCGACCTGGGCCTGGCCTTCGACGGCGACGCGGACCGCTGCTTCGTCGTCGACGAGCGGGGCGAGGGCGTCTCCCCCTCCGCGATCACGGCCCTGGTCGCCGCCCGCGAACTGGCCCGCAACGGCGGTGAGGGCACGGTCATCCACAACCTGATCACCTCCTGGTCGGTCCCCGAGGTGGTCCGCGAGAACGGCGGCACGCCGGTCCGCACCCGGGTCGGCCACTCGTTCATCAAGACGGAGATGGCCGAGCACGGCGCGATCTTCGGCGGCGAGCACTCGGCGCACTACTACTTCCGCGACTTCTGGAACGCCGACACGGGCATGCTGGCCGCCCTCCACGTCCTGGCCGCCCTGGGCGGCCAGGACGGCCCCCTCTCGGAACTGGTGGCGGCCTACGACCGCTACGCGGGCTCCGGCGAGATCAACTCCACGGTCGCCGACCAGTCCGTCAGCCTGGCCGCGATCGAGGCCGCCTACAGCGACCGCGACGACATCACCTTCGACACCCTGGACGGCCTGACGGTCACCTCCACGGACTGGTGGTTCAACCTCCGAGCCTCGAACACGGAACCGCTGCTGCGCCTGAACGTGGAGGCGAGGGACGAGGCGACGATGACGGCGGTACGGGACGAGGTACTGGGCCTGATCCGCTCCTGA